The sequence CGAGCCAGACCTTCACCCCGGCAGCGTGTGCCTGGTCGACCAGGGTGGTGAGCCCCGCGATCAGGCTGACGGCGGAGCTCCGGGTCAGACCGAGGTCGTTGATTCCTTCGAGGAGCAGGACGCCGGTGACGCCGGGATGCGCCAGAGCGTCCTGACCGAAGCGCTTCACTCCGCTCGGCCCCAGCATCAGCGGCGTGCCGTCGGTGAGCAGCATGTTGCTGCCGATCCCCGCGTTGACGATCGAGATCGGTGCCCCGGCGTCGAGAAGACGGCGTTGGAGGAAGTCCGGATACCGCTGGTCGGTGTCGGCGACGGACTTGTCCGCGGGGATGCTCAGCGGGCTTCCTCCAACGAAGCCGTCGGTGATCGAGTCACCGAACGCGACGACCGCGTGGGTGGAGGTCGGGGCCTCGACGTCGAGGCCCCCGAGGTAGAGCCAGCTACCCGTTCGGGTCGTGAACGGCGCGCCGCTGGTCTCGGCGGTCCGGTCGCCGCTCAGCGCCGGGGTGAGGTACGACGTGGCGTTGGCGTTCCAGTGCTTGGTGACCGACTCGGCGCGGCCCGGGACGTACATGCTGACCGCGAGGTGGTCGAAAGCGGCGAAGGTGAACTGCGTGGCGTCGCTGACGAGATCGGATCCCGCCGGGACCGTCACGCTGGTCTTGCCGCCGAACAGGACCGGAGTAGCAGCCCCGATCGCGGCGCCGCGTTGCTGTTTCGCCACCGTCACCCGGCCGAACGTCACCGGCGACGAGCCGAACCGGTTCGTGAGCCGGATCCGCAGCGTCGAACCACCCAGGTGCGGGCTGATCATCATCCGCAGCGTCTGGCGTGTGACGCTCGTCGGTGCGGGACCGCCGCTGGCGTCCACTGGCACCAGCGCGTCGGTGGGGCTGGCCGCCCAACTGGCGACCCAGCCGCTGCCCGTGCACGCCGCCGAGGCGGCGGTACCCGGAGAGACGAACAACGTTCCGAGGAGGAGCACGGCCGTGAGTGCGGCCCCACCGTGACTGCGGCGGAGCTTTCGCCTACGCGACATCTGCGTCTCCTTTGATCCCAGCGTCGTCCGGCCAGGCACAGGGTAGGGAGATGAAACGAGACAAAAAACCACCCGCGAATCTCGTTGGTGCGCGGTCACCCGTCGCGAAGCGTCGGCTTGCGCCGCCGCAGGAGTTGCCGGACCCGGAGCGCCATCTCCAGCTCCAGGCGGTGCGCCGGGTCGCGCAGCGCTTCCTCGCCCAGGACCGCGCGAGCCTGGCGAATGCGGTGGTGCACGGTCTGCGGGTGGACGCCGAGCCGGGCTGCTGCCGACGCGACCCGTCCGCCGCAGTTCAGCCAGACGAGCACGGTGTCGACCATCCGGTCCTGCTGCTTCGCGGTGAGGCGGGCCAACGGACGCAGGTGCCGATCGACGAGCGGACCGAGCACCGCCTCGTCGCGGAGGAGCAGCACGGCGTCGAGGTGGTCGGTCGAACGAACGGCGGTGCCGGGCGGCGGCGGAGGCAGTATGCCGCGACGGACCAGCTCCAGGCAGTTCCGCGCCACCCGCAACGACGAGCGCAGGTTCGCCACCGGTACGGCCGGACCGGCGATCACCAGCCACGAGGGTGGTACCCACCCTCCGGCGTCCGCGGCGCGTTCGGCGGCGTGGGCGCCCGGCACCACCAGGAAGGCGTCGTCGGTCGGACCACTCAGGACGTCCGGCGGTACGACCGGTTCGTCGGACGGGGCACCGCGGCGGTCGAACGCGACGCCCGCCGCGGTCTCCGGAATCGGCCAGCGTGCTGCCCGCGCTGCATCGGCCAGCGCGTCGGACGGGGCGTCCGACACGCTGAACAGCAGGTACAACAGACGATTGCGGGCGCGCACCAGCGGCTCGCCGGCGAGCGCCTGCGCGGAGGCGTAGCCGTCGGCGGCCCAATGGGCGACCTCGCAGGCGTGTGCCAGGACGGCGTCGCCCAGCCAGTAGACCGCGGGCAGCGGAGTTCCGAGGGTCTGCCCGAGGTCGGTCCAGCGGCGCCAGGACAGCCGGGCGCCGATCCAGTAAGCCGCGTGCATGGCGTCGGCGCTCCGGCCGATCCGCTGTTCGCCCCGCCCGACTCGCCGCGACGCCTCGATGACGTCGCAGGCGTGCGCCGGATCGGCGAGGTGCCCGAGAAAGTCCCCGAGCGTGTGCATCACGACGCGCCGGAGCTCGTCCCGCTGCCAGGTGTCCGCCCCCGACGCGTAGCCCGGGACGGTGGTTTCGATCCCCCAGGCGATCGCGTCGGCCAGCGCGGGTAAGTCGTCGCGCATCGACGAGGTGAGTACGTCGGGGACTCTGGGTGTCACGGCAGGCGGATCGGCAGTGTCTCCCAGCCGCGCACGGTCGACGTGGGAGACATTCTGGCTGCCGACAGATCCACGTCCCAGGTCGGGAACCGCTTCAACATCTCCTCGAGGACGACCCGCCCCTCCAGCCGGGCCAGTGCGTTGCCCAGGCAGAAGTGGATGCCACCGCCGAACGAGAGGTGCGCGACCTTGCGCCGGATGTCGAACGTATCCGGGTTCTCGTAACGCCGCTCGTCGCGGTTGGCTGCCGCCAGGATCGCCATCAGGACGCTGCCGCGCGGAACCGTGGTGCCGTACCACTCGACGTCGCGGGTGACGTAGCGGCAGAAGAACGGGCCCGGCGGTTCCAGCCGCAGGATCTCCTCGATCGCGCCCGGGATGAGCGAGTGGTCGGCGACCAGCTCGCGTCGTTGTTCGGGGTGCTCGGCGAGGAGCTTCGTCGCCCAGCCGATCAAGCGTCCGGTCGTCTCGTTGCCGGCGCCGGCGAGCACGGTGACGTAGGTGACGATCTCCTGCCGGGCGAGCCGCCGGACGGTGCCGGTCTCGTCCTCGATCTCGGCTTGCAGGAGCTGGCTGATGATGTCGTCGGACAGGTGGTCGGCCCGCCAGTCGACGTACTGCGTGAACGCCTCACCGTCCACCAGCAATTGGTCCTGGCTCATCGGCTTTCCCGGCTCGGTGCGCAGCGACTCGTCGACCGCGTCGCGCACCGCCTCCTGCTCGGACTCCGGAATGCCGAGCAACATGCCGATCGCGCGCATCGGCACTTGGGCCCCGAGGTCGGCGATGACGTCGAAACCGCCGGAGCCGACCAGCGGGTCGAGCGCGCGCACGCAGAAGTCTCGAATCTCCGGTTCGAGCGCGGCGATCCGCTTCGGGGTGAAGATCCGGGACAGGATCCGGCGGTGGATCGGGTGGATCGGGGGGTCCTCGAAGATGAGCACGCCGGGCGGGTACTCGATATCGGCCTGGATGAGCTCCAGGATGTCGCCCTTCGCGCTGCTGTAGGTCGTGTGGTCCTGCAGGACCGCCGACACGTCGTCGTACCGGCTGAGCGCGAAGAAGTCGTGCGTGTCGTTGCGGTAGAGCGGCGCTTCGTTGCGCAGTCGCGCGAAGACCGGATACGGGTCGGCGACGATCTCGTGGTCGTACGGGTCGAAGTGGACCTGGTTGGTGCCGGTGGTGCTCGCGGTCATGACCACTCCTCGGTGAGCGCGGGTGTCATCACTGGGGCCTCCGAGGAGCGCCCGAACCCGGGATTTCTCCTACAGGTGTCCGACATCCTGGCACGCGCTCGGGGGGCCCGCAATAGACCAATCCCGGACAACCCGGGTTTTCTATAGATAGTTCGTTAACTATTGACGAGTCGCACGGGCTGCAGCACGCTGTGGTCTCACTCGTGGCGCCGACAGGCCGCTGAGGCGAGCGATCAGCTCCACGAACCCCCAATCCGCAGAACCAGCCCGGTGAGGGCAGATCGACGGCGATCGGACGGTTCGACATGTCTGCTGCAGCAAAATCCACTTCCGCGTCCCATCGGACCAGGCAACTCCCGGTGGCCGACGACGCCGAACCGGCGGCGAGAACCCCGGCTCCGCGACGGCATCGGCGTCGCGGCATCGGGCGCCATCTGTGCCTCGCCGCCGGCTGTTTCGCGCTCACCGCTGCGGTGCTGCTGCCGCTGCTGGTCTACCCGCGGCTGGCGGTACTTCCCGACGACCCACAGCAGGGGCAGACGCTCACCGCCTCCGATGCGACGGTGCTCGTCCCGGACGCGAGCGCGCCCGCCGGGGCCCGAGTGCTCCAAGACGTGGACGTGACCGTCGAGAACTTCATCTCCGGGGCGCCGTCCGGCCGGTCCGGCAACAGCGTCGTCTGGCAGATCGCGACGCGGTTCAACGTGGACGGCCGAGGCATGGTCACTGCGCGGTTCGAGCGCATCTCGCTGAATCGGCACACGAGCCGGCCCACCAACTGCTGCGGCGACCGGATCGTGACCGCCCTCGAAGACCCCAGTGGCGAACTCCTCACCCACGACGGATACCTCGCCTGGCCCTTCGACGTGCAGAAACGCTCCTACCGGCTGTGGGACGTCAACCTTCGGCGCGCCAAGACCGCGGAGTACGTGGGCGAGGAGACCCAGCACGGCCTCCGCACGTACCGGTTCCGCAGTGTCGTACCCCTCCAGAAGGTCGGCACGATGGACCTACCCGGTGCCCTCTTCGGCAGCACGGCCCCGTCGGTGACGGCCGACGCCCAGTACGCGGATGTCCAGACGTACTGGATCGAGCCGCGGACCGGCGACGTCGTCCGGCTCGAGGATCAGGTGACGCAGCAGTACGTTCACGCCGGTCGGACGCTGACCGCCTTCGCGGCGCAGCTGGAGACCCCGCCACCCTCCGCTGACCGCTTGAGTGCCGACCGGCAGGGCTCGATTCTCCTTCCGTTGATCCGGATTCAGGCGACGCTGGTCCTGGTACCGCTCGGACTGCTCCTGATCGCGGCCGGCCTCGTCCTCACTCGACGCAGCCGACGCGGCGCCGCCGGGGAGCGCGCAACGGCCTAGGGCCGATGGCCGCTGCCGATCAGGGTGGTGGCGTCGAGTTCGGTCACCCCGTCGGCGCGCAGCGAGGCCAGGTACCGCTCGCGGACGCCCTCCACGACGTCGGGAGAGAGCTTCACCAGCGCGGCGCGGTAGCCCGACCCGAGGATCACCAGCCACGCCACCTCGGGGCTCATCGTCAGGTGCCTTTCCTCGACCGTCACGTCGACGTCGGTGAGGCCACGCTCGGCGAGCCAGGCCGCGTAGCTGTCGGCCTGGTTGATCCGGTCGATGAGGCTGGGTGGGCGCTGGCCGAGGGCCGGGGTGTTCGTCGCCTCGGCGACGGCACGGCCGAGATGATGTCCGGCGGCCGCCATCGCGTCGCCTCGCCAGATCGTGAGGGCCACTCGGCCGCCGGGGCGTGCGCGGCTGATCAGGTGCTCGGTGCCGGCGGTCATGTCCGGGAAGAAGAAGATGCCGAGGGCGCACTGCACGACGTCGTAGTCGGCGCCCGTCCAGGTCGTCACGTCGGCGCGGTGGCCGCGGAGCTGCGGGAGTCCGGTCGACCGTCTCCGCAACTCGTCGATCAAGGGCCCGGACACGTCGACCGCGTCGACGGCGCCGTGTGGCCCGACTCTCCGTGCGGCGGGCAGGGCGGAGGCCCCGGTACCGCAACACGCGTCGAGGACCCGCGCGCCCTCGGCCGGCGCGGCGATCGCGACCATGGCCGCGCCGATGGGGTCCCATAAGTAGGAGCCGAGCGCGGTGAAGTCCGCCGCAGCCGCGTCGAACCCGCGCCGGAGATCGTCCTGCCGGAGGTCGGTCAAGGTGTTACCGCCGTTCGGTCGAGGGGCCAGTCATACACGATTCACCGCGAGGCGGTGCTCAGGGCGGTAGGCGCTGGGTCGTTCAGCGCGGCGGGGCCGAGCACGAAGTCCGGGTCGACCTGCGCGGCCAATTCCAGGCCGGCCGCCTCGTTGCCCCAGGCCGCGGCGTTGCGGAGATGGAACTCGACGGCCTGGCGCGTGTAGCGCTGCCAGTCCCGGGGCGTCGCGTCGAGGGCCGCCTGAATATCGGCGAGTGCCCGGTGATCGGTCTCGGGCAGAGCGCTGAACACCAGCGGCTGCCCCCGCTCGGCGGCGCGGATCGCGGGGGAGAGCCCGACGTGCCCGAGTAGGTCGGAACCGATCTGGTCACGCAGGAAGCTGGCGTCGCTGTCGTCGACGACCTTGTTGCCCACCACGGAGATGGCCACCTGGTGCTCGGCGGCGTAACTCCGGTACTGGTGGTAGACGCCGACGCTCTTGCGCGTGGGCTCCACCACGAGCACCGTGCGGTCGAAGCGGGTGAACAGGCCCGACGCGAACGCGTCCGCGCCTGCGGTCATGTCGACCACCACGTACTCGCCTGGTCCGTCGACCAGGTGATTGAGCAGGAGCTCCACCGCGCCCACCTTGCTGTGGTAGCAGGCGACGCCGAGGTCGTCCTCGGTGAAAGGCCCGGTGACGAGCAGCCGGGCACCGTCCACCGGGTAGCCGTAGCGCTCCCACAGCGGCTCGTCGTCCGACACCCGCAGCAGGCGGGAACCGCGGCCGGGTGGCGTCGTCTTGATCATCGCCTCCGCCGAGGTGATGAGCGGGTTGTCGCCGCGGAGGTAGTCCTTGAGCGCCGCCAGGTTGTTGCCCAGCGGGGGCAGGCCCGCGGCAACGTCGTCCGGGAGCCCGAGTGCCGCGCCGAGGTGCTGGTTGATATCCGCGTCGAACGCCAGCACGGGAAGCCGCTGCGCGGTGAGCGACCGGATGAAGAGTGAACTGAGCGTGGTCTTGCCGCTTCCGCCCTTGCCCACGAACGCAATCTTCACCACTAGGCTCCCTTGATACTTGGCCGAACCGGACCACTGTTGAAAACGACTACCACAACCAGGTTACTCATCGTGATCCGCTCGTGTCGTGGTAGGTGGTGTGTGTCGAGAGGACTTCGATGACGAACAGCAGCACGGGGCGGGTGGCCGGCAAGGTCGCGTTCATCACCGGCGCCGCCCGGGGGCAGGGGCGCGCTCACGCGTTACGGCTGGCCGAGGAGGGCGCGGACATCATCGCCGTCGACCTCTGCGGCGACGTCGACACCGTCGGCTACCCGGGCGCGACGGAGGCGGATCTCGCCGAGACCGTCGCCCAGGTCGAGAAGCTGGACCGGCGGATCGTCGCCGCCAAGGCCGACGTCCGGGATCTCGAGGGACTGCGGGCGGCGCTGGAGCGCGGGGTCGCCGAACTCGGGCGGCTGGACATCGTCGTGGGCAACGCCGGCATCGCCGGCGACGGCACGCCCACCGAGGCGCTGGCCGAGCACACCTGGGCCACGATGCTCGACATCAACCTCACCGGCGTCTGGCACACCGCGAAGGCTGCCATTCCGCACCTGGCCGACGGCGGGGCGATCGTCCTCACCAGCTCGATGCTCGGTCTGCGCGGCGGTGGCTACATGGCCCACTACGCCTCGGCCAAGCACGGGCTGGTCGGCTTGATGCACGCGCTCGCGAACGAGCTGGCACCACGGTCGATCCGGGTCAACTCCATCCACCCGGGTAACGTCCGGACCCCGATGGTGGAGAACGAGCACTTCATTCGGTCGATGCGTCCGGACCTGGCCGAGCCGACGCTCGCCGACGTCGGCACCGTGATCGGGCACTACCACCTGTTGCCGGTGCCGTTCGTCGAGGCGCGTGACATCAGCAACGCGGTGCTGTTCCTCGCCTCCGACGAGGCCCGGTACATCACGGGCGTCGCGCTCCCGGTCGACGCCGGAGCGGTCGCCAAGTTCTGACGCGACCTCCCGGACCGCGCCGCCCCCCGGTCTACTGGTGCTCGAACCGGTCCGACAGTTCCCGGAGTCCGTGGGAGAGGCGAGCGAGCTCGACCGCCGCCGCCTCCGTCTGCGTGGCGGCTTCGTGCGTCAGATGGCTGGTCTGCGTCAGCCGGGCAACCGAACCGGCCACGCCGGCGGACGAGTTCCCGGCTACCCCGACGCTGTCGGCGATCTGCCGGGTCGCGGTGGTCTGGGTGTCGACCGCGCGAGCCACCTGCTGCTGGAGCTCGTCGATGCGGCCGATCACATCGCTGATCCGGCCGATCGCCTCGGACGCGCGGGAGGTGTCCGCCTGCATCGCCGAGACCTTCGAACCGATGTCCTCGGTGGCCGTGGCGGTCTCCCGGGAAAGCTCCTTCACCTCCCCGGCGACGACCGCGAACCCCTTCCCCTGCTCACCGGCGCGGGCCGCCTCGATCGTGGCGTTCAGCGCGAGCAGGTTGGTCTGCTCGGCGATGTCGGTGATCAGGCTGACGACCGTGGACACGTCGGTGCTGGACGTGCCGAGCCGCCCGATCGTGTCGTGCGTGGCGGCGGCGAGGCGGACCGCCTCCGCGGCGACTGCGGCCGCCTCGGTGACCGCCGTGGTGATCTCGCTGATCGAGGCTTGCAGGCCGTCCGCGGCTTCGGTCGTCTCCGCCATGCTGGTGGTGACGCGGTCGATGTTCTGGTCGGCTTCCAGCGCCTCGGCCAGCACGGCGCCGGCGCCTTCGGACAGCTGGCGGCTGGTCGCGGTCAGCTCTTCGGAGGCGGCCGCCACCGACTCCGCGTTCTCCTTGATCTCCGACAGGGCGCCCCGCAGCGATCCGACGATCGCGTTCAGGCTGGCTCCCAGCTCGGCGAACTCGTCGCTGCCGTCGATCGCCACGGTGCTGCGCAGATCATGGGCCGCGACCTGCCTGGCGGTGCCGAGGCACCGGTCCATGCGCTGGGCGATCCGGCGGGCGAGCAGCAGCGCGGCACCACCCAGCACCAGCGCGGCGACGAGGCCGGTGATCAGCGTGAGTAGCTTCACCTGGGTCGCGGCGGTCGCGGCCTGGTCGGAGGATTGTTTCACCCGCTCCCCGATTGCGGCTTCCAGCGTGTCGAGGGCCGTGGAGACCTGCGTGTCGACCTGCTCGTAGGCGGGTCGGGCGGCCAGCGCCGCCCGGCGACTGGGGTCGGAGGCGACCCGGCTCGCGAGGGTGACCATGCGCTGCCCGGACGCGATCAGCTCGTCGAAGCGGGCCAGCGCCGCGTCGGCCTGGGGCCGCACCTCGGGCGTGTACCGGATGACGTCGTCGATGCCCGCCCTGGCGCTGGCGACGTTCACGCCGAGACGGTCGAGCACTTCTTGACGTTCGGTGGGGTTGTTGGTCACCAGAGCGGCCAGGACGTTCGCACGGTAGGACGCGCGCGCGACGTCGACCGTCTGCGCCGCACGGTCCGCGGTGGCCGCACGCCGGGCCGCCGCCTGTTCGTCCGCGAGCTGGGAGACACCTCGGTATCCGATGCCGCCGGCGGTCGTCACCAGCACGAAGCCGACCACCGCAAGGCCGGCGACCTGGCGTCGAAGTGTGAACCGCACGAAGGCCCCCTCGGCTGTCTCAACTCCGTATCGGCCGGCCGGGACCGGAGTTGAGCGCTCAGGTCGGTGCGGTCCGTGCCGATGAAGCGGATATGCGTCCGACCGAGGGTCGTGGGCTGACGGGCAGGAGCGTCAGAGTGCTGGCCGCCCTTCTGCTCGCCGTCACCAGCGCGTGCTCCTCCGCCTCGCAGTCGATGGGTCGGCCGATCGACCGGATCGCGGAGGCCAAGGAGGCGCTGCCGACCGCGATCCGCGACTCCGGGCAGCTCGTCGGCGGGACCGATCCGACGTTCGAACCGATGACGTTCCTCAAGGGGGGCGTGCACACCGGCCTGGACGTGGACATCGCCGAGGCCATCGCGGCCGAGCTCGGGCTGCGGGTGAAGTGGCAGACCGTGTCCTTCGGGGAGCTGCTGAACCAGGTGGAGGGCCACCAGATCGACTTCTCGATCTCCTCGATGTTCGACCGTGCGGAGCGGCAGAAGAAGGCGGACTTCGTCGACTACCTGAACGCTGGAACCTCCATCGTCGTGCGGAAGGGCGTCGGGGACGTCGGCGGCATGCCGGGTCTGTGCGGCCGCCGCGTGGCGGTGCAGCCGGACACCGTCTTCGTCGACATGGCCAGCCAGCAGAAGAAGGCGTGCGGCGCTCGGACGCTGACCGTCGTGCTCTCCGACACGCCCTCCGCGGCGGTCCGCGACGGCCGGGCGGACGGTGCCCTGAACGACTTCCCGATCGCGGCGCTCGACGTGAAGAAGATGCCGGCGCTGGAGCTGTCGGGGCCGCAGATCGAGGCGATCCCGTACGGCATCGGCGTCGCCAAGGATCGGAAGACGCTGACCACGGCGTTCCAGACGGCGCTGTACGCGGTGATCAAGGACGGTACCTACGACGAGCTGCTGAAGAAGTGGGCCGTTACCGAGGGCGCACTGCGCACCGGCGCGATCAACGGCGGTGCATGACGGACTGTTCCGGACATCCGGCCTAGCGCGGCACGAGCCTGCACTCGGAGGCCTGTACGACGCATCGCCCTCATGCCAAGGTAACGATCGACCACATGGCTGAGTCGAGCGTGCGGGGGCGCGGGCGATGGCGGGCACCGGGAGCGGTCTGATCGATCGGACGAGCGAGCGCGAATCGCTCGACCGGCTACTGAACGACGCGAGTGGCGGCGTGAGCCGCGTCGTGGTGCTGCGCGGGGAGGCCGGCGTCGGCAAGACCGCCCTGCTGCGCCACCTGGTCGACCGCACCCCGGACTGGTGCGTGCTGACCTCGGTCGGCGTCGAGTCCGAGATGGAGCTCGCCTACAGCGGCCTGCATCAGCTCTGCGCGCCGCTACTGGGTGCCCTCGACCGGTTACCGGCCCCGCAGCGTACCGCGCTCGCGACCGTGTTCGGCCTGAGCGACGGCCCGCCGCCGGACCGCTTCCTGGTGGGGTTGGCGACGCTCTCGCTGCTCGCCGACGCCGCTGACCAGCAACCGTTGCTGTGCCTGGTCGACGACGCGCAGTGGCTGGACCAGGCCAGCGCGCAGATCCTCGCGTTCGTGGCGCGCCGGGTGCTCGCCGAGCGGCTCGCGCTGGTCTGTGCGGCTCGCACCGGCACCGACGTCCTGCCGGGGCTGCCCGACCTGACCGTCGGCGGGCTCGCCGACGCCGACGCCCACGCGCTGCTCGGACTGAGCCTGCCGGGGGTGCTGGATACCGCGGTGCGTGACCGGATCGTGGCGGAAGCCCGCGGGAACCCGCTGGCGCTGCTCGAACTGCCCCGGACCTGGCGCACGGCCGACCTGGCCGGCGGGTTCGGCGTGCCGGACGGCGCGCCGCTGATCGGCCGGATCCAGGACAGCTACGCGCGGCGCCTGCGCGAGTTGCCCCCCGAGACCCAGCTGCTCGTGCTGGTCGCCGCGGCGGAACCGCTCGGTGACCCCGGTCTGCTGCACGACGCCGCGCACACGCTCGGCGTCGACCTGGCCGCGACCGCGCCCGCCGTCGACGCCGGGCTGTTGCAGGTCGGGGCGCGGGTCCGGTTCGCGCATCCGCTGGTGCGGTCCGCCGCCTACCAGATCGCGTCGGCCGCCGAGCGTCAGCGTGCGCACCGGGCACTGGCGGACGCCACCGACGTCGGGACCGATCCGGACCGACGAGCCTGGCACCGGGCGCGGGCCGCCCCCGGACCGGACGAGGAAGTCGCCGCGGAGCTGCAGCAGTCGGCGAGCCGTGCGCGGTCGCGCGGCGGATCGGCGGCCGCGGCCGCGTTCCTGACCCGGGCCACCGAGCTGACGCCGGACCGGTCGACGCGGGCCCGTCGCGCGCTGGACGCGGCGTTCGCCGCGGTCGACGCCGGCGCGTTCGACGCCGCCCGCGCGCTCCTGCCCGTGTGCACGGTGGTGCCGGTCGACGCCTGGCACGAGGCACGAATCGACCTGCTGCGGTCGCAGCTGGCGTTCGCGTCCAGCCGCGGCAAGGAGGCAATCCCGCTGCTCCTCACCGCGGCGCGTCGGCTGGAGCCGCTCGACCTGGAGATGGCCCGCGCCACGTACCTGGACGCGCTGGTCGCGGCGGTGATCGGATCACGCCTCAACGACGGCGTCGGACCGGCGGAGGTCGCGAAGGCGGTGCGGGCGGCGCCGCGCCCGTCCGGCGGGCCGTCGAGCGGTGATCTCCTCCTGGACGCGTTCTGCGCGCTGGTCGAGGAGCGCGAGGACGCGGTCGGGACCTGCCGCGACGCGCTGGCCGCACTTCGTAGTGATCCCGAACCGAAGCTCCGTCACCTGTGGGAGAGCACGATCCTCGCGATCGCGCTGTGGGACGACGAGAGCTGGGACGCCGTGTCCGAGCGGCACATCCGGCTCGCCCGGGAGACCGGTGCGCTCGGCGAGCTGCCGTTCATGCTCGGCAGCCGCGTCCATTTCCTCGGGTACTGCGGTGATCTGTCCGCCGCCGCCGCGCTGGTCGCGGAGGAGCATTCGGTGGTCGAGGCGACGGGCTCCGGTGGTCCGGCACCGTACGGCGCGCTGTGCGTCGCCGCGTGGCAGGGCCGGGACCGCGACGCACGGGAGCTTCTCGGCATTGCGCGGCGCGTCGCCACCGCCAGCGACGAGGGCACCGGCGTCGCTCTCACCGAGTGCTGGCACGCCCTGCTCCGCAACGGTCTCGGGGAGTACGAGGCGGCGTTCACCGCGGCGGCCCGGGCCACCGAGGATCCCAGCGAGTTCGCGACCCAGTGCTGGGGCCTTCCCGAGCTGATCGAAGCGGCTGCCCGGACCGGACGGGCCGACGTCGCCGCCGACGCCCTGGAGCGGCTGACCGAGCGCACCACCGCCAGCGGCAGCCGATGGGCACGCGGCCTGGAAGCCCGGTGCCGCGCCCTGGTGACCGGGAGCGAGGAGGACTACCGGGGGCGATCGACCAGCTGGGCCGGTCCCGTGCCCGCGCCGACGCGGCTCGCGCCCATCTGCTGTATGGGGAGTGGCTGCGCAGGCAGAGCCGCCGGAGCGACGCTCGGCGCGAGCTGACGATCGCGCACGAGACCGCCGCCGCGATGGGCCTCGGGGGATTCGCCGAACGGGCCCGCCGGGAGCTGCACGCGCTGGGGACGCCGGTGCGGACCCGTACCCCGGAGGCGCGGACCGACCTGACCGCCCAGGAGGCGCAGATCGCACGGATGGCCCGCGACGGCCTGTCGAACCCGGAGATCGGCGCGCAGTTGTTCCTCAGCCCTCGAACGGTCGAGTGGCACCTGCGAAAGGTGTTCGGAAAGCTCGGCATCACGTCCCGCCGCCAGCTCCGGAGCGCGCCGACCCTCTAGCCGCCCGGGGCAGTGTGCACTGTGGCCGCCTATGGCCCGCCGAAGTGCACACGGCCCAGCGCCGGCGCCAGGGACACCCCCGGGTAGACCAGTGACTTTCCCTGGGTCGGAGACGGCACCGACGGAGCGACAGTGGACGGGCCGGCGCCGATCGGGTGCCGGCAACGATCCCACGAGGAGCTGACCGTGGCCGTGGACCTGAAACTCGAAGTCGTCGTCATCCCCGTCTCCGACGTCGACAAGGCCAAAGACTTCTACACCGGTCTGGGCTGGCGCCTGGACGCCGACTTCA is a genomic window of Cryptosporangium minutisporangium containing:
- a CDS encoding helix-turn-helix transcriptional regulator, which encodes MGLGGFAERARRELHALGTPVRTRTPEARTDLTAQEAQIARMARDGLSNPEIGAQLFLSPRTVEWHLRKVFGKLGITSRRQLRSAPTL
- a CDS encoding AAA family ATPase; translation: MAGTGSGLIDRTSERESLDRLLNDASGGVSRVVVLRGEAGVGKTALLRHLVDRTPDWCVLTSVGVESEMELAYSGLHQLCAPLLGALDRLPAPQRTALATVFGLSDGPPPDRFLVGLATLSLLADAADQQPLLCLVDDAQWLDQASAQILAFVARRVLAERLALVCAARTGTDVLPGLPDLTVGGLADADAHALLGLSLPGVLDTAVRDRIVAEARGNPLALLELPRTWRTADLAGGFGVPDGAPLIGRIQDSYARRLRELPPETQLLVLVAAAEPLGDPGLLHDAAHTLGVDLAATAPAVDAGLLQVGARVRFAHPLVRSAAYQIASAAERQRAHRALADATDVGTDPDRRAWHRARAAPGPDEEVAAELQQSASRARSRGGSAAAAAFLTRATELTPDRSTRARRALDAAFAAVDAGAFDAARALLPVCTVVPVDAWHEARIDLLRSQLAFASSRGKEAIPLLLTAARRLEPLDLEMARATYLDALVAAVIGSRLNDGVGPAEVAKAVRAAPRPSGGPSSGDLLLDAFCALVEEREDAVGTCRDALAALRSDPEPKLRHLWESTILAIALWDDESWDAVSERHIRLARETGALGELPFMLGSRVHFLGYCGDLSAAAALVAEEHSVVEATGSGGPAPYGALCVAAWQGRDRDARELLGIARRVATASDEGTGVALTECWHALLRNGLGEYEAAFTAAARATEDPSEFATQCWGLPELIEAAARTGRADVAADALERLTERTTASGSRWARGLEARCRALVTGSEEDYRGRSTSWAGPVPAPTRLAPICCMGSGCAGRAAGATLGAS
- a CDS encoding methyl-accepting chemotaxis protein gives rise to the protein MRFTLRRQVAGLAVVGFVLVTTAGGIGYRGVSQLADEQAAARRAATADRAAQTVDVARASYRANVLAALVTNNPTERQEVLDRLGVNVASARAGIDDVIRYTPEVRPQADAALARFDELIASGQRMVTLASRVASDPSRRAALAARPAYEQVDTQVSTALDTLEAAIGERVKQSSDQAATAATQVKLLTLITGLVAALVLGGAALLLARRIAQRMDRCLGTARQVAAHDLRSTVAIDGSDEFAELGASLNAIVGSLRGALSEIKENAESVAAASEELTATSRQLSEGAGAVLAEALEADQNIDRVTTSMAETTEAADGLQASISEITTAVTEAAAVAAEAVRLAAATHDTIGRLGTSSTDVSTVVSLITDIAEQTNLLALNATIEAARAGEQGKGFAVVAGEVKELSRETATATEDIGSKVSAMQADTSRASEAIGRISDVIGRIDELQQQVARAVDTQTTATRQIADSVGVAGNSSAGVAGSVARLTQTSHLTHEAATQTEAAAVELARLSHGLRELSDRFEHQ
- a CDS encoding mycofactocin-coupled SDR family oxidoreductase — translated: MTNSSTGRVAGKVAFITGAARGQGRAHALRLAEEGADIIAVDLCGDVDTVGYPGATEADLAETVAQVEKLDRRIVAAKADVRDLEGLRAALERGVAELGRLDIVVGNAGIAGDGTPTEALAEHTWATMLDINLTGVWHTAKAAIPHLADGGAIVLTSSMLGLRGGGYMAHYASAKHGLVGLMHALANELAPRSIRVNSIHPGNVRTPMVENEHFIRSMRPDLAEPTLADVGTVIGHYHLLPVPFVEARDISNAVLFLASDEARYITGVALPVDAGAVAKF
- a CDS encoding transporter substrate-binding domain-containing protein, whose product is MLAALLLAVTSACSSASQSMGRPIDRIAEAKEALPTAIRDSGQLVGGTDPTFEPMTFLKGGVHTGLDVDIAEAIAAELGLRVKWQTVSFGELLNQVEGHQIDFSISSMFDRAERQKKADFVDYLNAGTSIVVRKGVGDVGGMPGLCGRRVAVQPDTVFVDMASQQKKACGARTLTVVLSDTPSAAVRDGRADGALNDFPIAALDVKKMPALELSGPQIEAIPYGIGVAKDRKTLTTAFQTALYAVIKDGTYDELLKKWAVTEGALRTGAINGGA